From Arcticibacter tournemirensis, one genomic window encodes:
- a CDS encoding Hachiman antiphage defense system protein HamA: MTLFNDWCDKKFNDPNNTSLWEVTEKKGGRAAIEKLLYTVVRSHYDDLDRIADTVNELGYKAAEKILRGRIPQTKKARSGDLGEILATEFAKEEFQFDIPVKRLRYKDGREMALRGDDFIGIRYSKKDGLYLLKGESKSRINLTKSTLQEARGVLDRDNGRCTPSSLSFVMDRLLESTDPTLQEIGKAVRKELAMDSLKPDRITHALITLSGNSAVDIIKADLDSADGSRSQFGVNIFIPDHANFIKLTFEGVGKLGKS, from the coding sequence ATGACTCTATTTAATGATTGGTGCGATAAAAAATTCAATGATCCTAACAACACGTCACTGTGGGAAGTGACTGAGAAAAAAGGTGGCAGAGCAGCAATCGAAAAGCTTTTGTATACAGTCGTCCGTTCTCACTATGATGATTTAGACAGAATTGCCGACACTGTCAACGAACTTGGATATAAAGCAGCGGAAAAGATTTTAAGAGGAAGAATTCCTCAGACAAAAAAAGCAAGATCTGGTGACCTCGGTGAAATCCTTGCTACTGAATTCGCGAAAGAAGAGTTTCAGTTTGATATACCAGTCAAAAGGCTTCGATATAAGGACGGGCGTGAAATGGCGCTTCGTGGTGATGATTTCATCGGGATAAGATATTCTAAGAAAGACGGCCTGTACCTTTTAAAAGGTGAGTCTAAAAGCAGGATTAACTTAACAAAAAGTACGCTTCAGGAAGCTCGCGGTGTTCTGGATAGAGACAATGGAAGGTGTACACCCTCTTCATTGTCTTTCGTGATGGATAGGTTGCTGGAATCTACTGACCCGACTTTGCAAGAGATTGGAAAGGCGGTGAGAAAAGAATTAGCAATGGACTCATTAAAGCCAGATCGGATTACCCACGCGCTAATTACATTATCAGGGAATTCAGCAGTAGATATTATTAAGGCTGACTTAGATTCTGCAGACGGTAGTCGAAGTCAATTCGGCGTAAATATATTTATTCCTGATCACGCCAATTTTATAAAATTAACATTTGAAGGAGTAGGAAAGCTTGGAAAATCTTGA